The following coding sequences are from one Nitrospiraceae bacterium window:
- a CDS encoding TolC family protein, whose translation MTNPGEHPLALVHKAAADIPKKREEALARAWVPKVNVQSSFFGRGSGWDNRGHRDGGGEGLLPDVPNWGVGLTATFSLLDFSAIRAEQQQEHYRNVAEMARYDRVIQELTAQQVKARSVLESAKRIAENTPIQLQAARLTESQAEAQFKAGLATVVDVAEAQRLVVQATVDDARARLGVWKSYLALSGAKGDLSEIFQLVRTSSTIPLRK comes from the coding sequence ATGACGAATCCTGGGGAACATCCCCTGGCCTTGGTTCACAAGGCTGCAGCAGACATCCCCAAGAAGCGGGAAGAGGCGCTGGCCAGAGCATGGGTCCCCAAGGTGAATGTGCAGAGTTCTTTTTTCGGACGTGGGTCGGGATGGGACAATCGCGGTCATCGGGATGGCGGAGGTGAGGGTCTCTTGCCGGATGTGCCGAATTGGGGGGTTGGTCTGACAGCGACCTTTTCGCTCCTGGATTTTTCGGCCATCCGGGCAGAACAACAGCAGGAGCATTATCGCAATGTGGCGGAAATGGCACGGTATGATCGAGTTATACAAGAACTCACTGCGCAACAGGTGAAGGCGCGTTCAGTCTTGGAGAGTGCCAAGCGTATCGCGGAAAATACCCCTATTCAATTACAAGCGGCTCGTCTTACCGAATCTCAAGCAGAAGCCCAGTTTAAAGCGGGCTTGGCGACGGTTGTTGATGTCGCCGAGGCGCAACGGCTTGTGGTACAAGCGACTGTGGATGATGCCCGCGCCCGTCTCGGAGTGTGGAAATCCTATTTAGCGCTCTCCGGGGCCAAGGGGGATTTGTCGGAGATCTTCCAATTGGTTCGGACCTCTTCCACTATACCTCTCAGAAAATGA